A section of the Pirellulales bacterium genome encodes:
- the pilM gene encoding pilus assembly protein PilM, with translation MAQSVAVWGIDIGRCALKALRCRLDDNAIVADGFDYIEYPKLLTQPEADAPQLIKEALEQFLSRNTVKGDRVAVSVSGESGLARYFKPPPVDVKKIADIVKYEARQQIPFALEDVIWDYQRMAGGQEVDGFALDTEIGLFAMKREAVSKAMQPYNTANIEIDVIQLAPIAIYNYIAYDVAKELPEGQDYNSESPPPSLVVLSIGTDTTDLVVTNGYRVWQRNIPLGGNHFTRQLSKELKLTFAKAEHL, from the coding sequence ATGGCCCAGAGTGTTGCCGTTTGGGGAATCGACATTGGGCGCTGCGCCCTGAAAGCTCTTCGCTGCCGGCTGGATGATAACGCGATCGTCGCCGACGGGTTCGATTACATCGAATACCCGAAGCTGCTCACGCAGCCCGAGGCCGACGCGCCGCAGCTCATCAAAGAGGCGCTCGAACAATTTCTATCGCGTAATACGGTTAAGGGGGACCGGGTCGCGGTCAGCGTCTCGGGCGAATCGGGACTGGCCCGCTATTTCAAGCCGCCGCCGGTCGATGTGAAGAAAATCGCCGACATCGTCAAGTACGAAGCCCGGCAGCAGATCCCCTTTGCCCTGGAAGACGTCATCTGGGACTACCAGCGGATGGCGGGCGGACAGGAGGTCGATGGCTTCGCTTTGGATACGGAGATCGGCCTGTTTGCGATGAAACGCGAAGCGGTGAGCAAGGCGATGCAGCCGTACAACACGGCCAACATCGAGATCGATGTGATCCAGCTTGCGCCGATCGCGATTTACAACTACATCGCCTACGACGTGGCCAAGGAGTTGCCGGAGGGGCAGGACTACAACTCCGAGAGTCCGCCGCCGTCGCTCGTCGTGCTGTCGATCGGCACCGATACGACCGACCTGGTGGTGACGAACGGCTACCGCGTCTGGCAGCGCAACATTCCGCTCGGCGGCAACCACTTCACGCGGCAGCTTTCAAAGGAGCTGAAGCTGACGTTCGCCAAGGCCGAGCATCTGAA